The Hyphomonas sediminis genome contains a region encoding:
- the tkt gene encoding transketolase, which yields MAVTNRDMANAVRALSMDAVEAAKSGHVGLPLGMADAATVLFRKFLKFDPKAPNWADRDRFILSAGHGSMLIYSLLHLTGYASVSRDDIRNFRQLGANTPGHPENFVTPGVETTTGPLGQGIATAVGMAMAERHLNARFGNDLVDHRTWVIAGDGCLMEGISQEAITLAGHLKLNKLIVLFDDNAVTIDGGTDLSDATDQCARVEASGWVSRRVDGHDEKDVEAALKWATKQKKPVLLAVKTVIGFGAPKLAGTGKAHGGPYGAEEIEGIRKALNWPHAPFEVPEAIEKAWAKTGERGATEHAAWKKRLAANAHKGEFNAAISGRLPKNLGKAIAKHKKAVAEGGASKATRVWSGEALEVITGLVPEMIGGSADLTGSNNTKTSHTAPLTPKNWGGRYIHYGVREHGMAAAMNGMSLHGGIIPYSGTFLVFADYSRAAIRLGALMGTQVVHVMTHDSIGLGEDGPTHQPVEQVASLRAMPNMVVFRPADGVETAECWELALHRQDGPTTLALTRQNVAPARKTHTEENLTAKGGYVLSPAGKGKERAVIVATGSEVEIALKAQAMLAADGIAARVVSMPSMELFAQQDATYRTETLGKDLPKVAVEAGVRFGWDRWIGAEGGFVGMDSFGASAPYQKLYQHFGITAEAVVAAVKERV from the coding sequence ATGGCTGTCACGAACCGCGACATGGCCAACGCCGTGCGCGCCCTTTCCATGGACGCAGTCGAAGCCGCCAAATCTGGCCATGTGGGCCTACCGCTCGGCATGGCGGACGCCGCTACCGTCCTTTTCCGCAAATTCCTGAAGTTTGATCCGAAAGCCCCTAACTGGGCTGATCGCGACCGGTTTATCCTGTCTGCAGGTCACGGATCCATGCTGATCTACTCGCTGCTGCACCTGACGGGTTATGCCTCGGTCAGCCGCGATGACATCCGGAACTTCCGCCAGCTGGGCGCGAACACGCCTGGTCACCCGGAAAACTTCGTAACGCCCGGCGTCGAGACTACCACCGGCCCGCTGGGGCAGGGCATCGCTACCGCTGTGGGGATGGCGATGGCAGAGCGCCACCTTAATGCGCGCTTCGGCAATGACCTGGTTGACCACAGAACCTGGGTCATTGCTGGTGATGGCTGCCTCATGGAAGGCATCAGCCAGGAAGCGATCACGCTGGCCGGGCACCTGAAGCTCAACAAGCTGATTGTCCTGTTCGACGACAACGCAGTCACCATTGATGGCGGCACGGATCTGTCTGACGCGACCGACCAGTGCGCCCGCGTTGAAGCCTCCGGCTGGGTTTCCCGCCGCGTGGACGGCCATGACGAGAAAGACGTTGAGGCGGCTCTGAAATGGGCAACGAAGCAGAAGAAGCCTGTTCTTCTGGCCGTTAAAACCGTTATCGGCTTTGGTGCCCCCAAGCTGGCAGGCACCGGCAAGGCACATGGCGGCCCTTATGGTGCTGAAGAGATCGAAGGTATCCGCAAGGCGCTGAACTGGCCGCATGCTCCGTTTGAAGTGCCTGAAGCAATTGAAAAGGCCTGGGCGAAGACCGGCGAGCGTGGCGCGACCGAACACGCCGCCTGGAAAAAACGCCTCGCGGCCAATGCCCACAAAGGCGAGTTCAACGCCGCCATTTCCGGCCGCCTTCCCAAAAACCTTGGCAAGGCAATCGCCAAGCACAAGAAGGCCGTGGCGGAAGGCGGCGCTTCCAAAGCAACGCGCGTTTGGAGCGGCGAAGCGCTGGAAGTGATCACCGGTCTGGTGCCGGAAATGATCGGTGGCTCGGCCGACCTGACCGGTTCCAACAACACCAAGACCAGCCACACGGCGCCGCTGACCCCGAAAAACTGGGGTGGGCGTTACATCCATTACGGTGTACGTGAGCATGGAATGGCGGCTGCGATGAACGGCATGTCGCTGCATGGCGGCATCATTCCGTATTCGGGCACCTTCCTCGTGTTCGCCGATTACAGCCGCGCGGCGATCCGCCTGGGAGCCCTGATGGGAACGCAGGTCGTGCACGTCATGACCCACGACTCCATTGGCCTTGGCGAAGATGGCCCCACCCACCAGCCGGTGGAACAGGTTGCCTCTCTGCGCGCGATGCCGAACATGGTTGTCTTCCGCCCGGCAGACGGCGTGGAAACGGCTGAGTGCTGGGAACTTGCCCTGCATCGCCAGGACGGCCCGACGACGCTGGCGCTGACCCGCCAGAACGTTGCGCCCGCCCGCAAGACGCATACGGAAGAGAACCTGACCGCCAAGGGCGGCTATGTCCTTTCGCCGGCAGGCAAGGGCAAGGAGCGCGCCGTCATCGTCGCGACCGGTTCGGAAGTCGAGATTGCGCTGAAGGCGCAGGCGATGCTGGCAGCTGACGGCATCGCGGCGCGCGTTGTTTCCATGCCCTCCATGGAACTGTTTGCACAGCAGGACGCCACCTACCGGACTGAAACGCTTGGCAAGGACCTTCCGAAGGTTGCGGTTGAAGCGGGCGTCCGTTTCGGCTGGGATCGCTGGATCGGCGCAGAGGGCGGCTTTGTTGGCATGGACAGCTTCGGCGCCAGCGCCCCCTATCAGAAGCTTTACCAGCATTTCGGCATCACGGCGGAAGCCGTTGTTGCCGCAGTGAAGGAACGGGTCTGA
- a CDS encoding citrate synthase, which produces MTWIHRREALRELGVKPQTLYAYVSRGLVSAKPDADDPRASLYSSADIAALVARRRSGRGRSAIAHAAIAWGDPVMETAITTVRSGRLIYRGKDAVRFAADATLEEAAALLWNADRLSPPRASDTPAGGASGKERALNFLAGRAARDAASIGRNTTALASEGAELVAGFCSAITGASGRGFFHQRLARHWGLSPRGTDLVRRALVLVADHELNPSTFAARVAASTGAPLAACALAGCATLTGPLHGEASARALTYLKRAIAVGAKPALAALSAHGSAIPAIGHTLYPEGDPRAAALLRWLKPDARLKAAIRAAETEAGAKANIDMALAAMTLQLALPDDAPFLIFASGRMAGWIAHAIEQRASDKPIRPRANYIGT; this is translated from the coding sequence ATGACGTGGATACACCGCCGAGAAGCTTTGCGTGAGTTGGGGGTAAAGCCCCAAACCCTCTATGCGTATGTCAGCCGCGGCCTCGTGTCCGCCAAGCCGGATGCGGACGACCCCCGCGCGAGCCTCTACTCATCGGCGGATATCGCCGCCCTGGTGGCGCGCCGCCGCAGTGGCCGGGGCCGCAGCGCGATTGCCCATGCCGCCATTGCCTGGGGCGACCCGGTCATGGAAACGGCAATCACAACGGTTCGCAGTGGCCGGCTGATCTATAGGGGAAAGGACGCTGTTCGTTTCGCGGCCGATGCAACGCTGGAGGAAGCCGCAGCCCTTCTATGGAACGCCGATAGGTTGTCGCCGCCCAGAGCAAGCGACACACCCGCAGGCGGCGCGAGCGGCAAGGAACGTGCCCTGAACTTTCTCGCAGGCAGGGCTGCGCGCGATGCGGCCAGCATCGGCCGGAACACCACCGCGCTCGCCAGTGAAGGCGCCGAACTCGTTGCAGGCTTCTGCTCTGCGATAACCGGTGCAAGCGGACGCGGCTTTTTCCATCAACGCCTGGCACGGCACTGGGGCCTGTCGCCAAGGGGCACGGATCTTGTTCGCCGCGCCCTGGTATTAGTCGCCGATCACGAACTTAATCCATCCACCTTTGCAGCGCGGGTGGCCGCGTCTACCGGCGCGCCGCTCGCGGCCTGCGCTCTGGCGGGATGCGCTACCCTGACCGGCCCCCTGCATGGGGAAGCTTCAGCGCGTGCGCTGACATATCTGAAACGCGCAATAGCTGTCGGCGCGAAGCCTGCCCTGGCCGCCCTGTCCGCACACGGATCTGCTATTCCAGCGATAGGGCACACGCTTTATCCGGAGGGCGACCCCAGGGCCGCTGCCCTGCTCCGCTGGCTGAAGCCGGATGCGCGGCTGAAGGCAGCTATCCGAGCGGCAGAAACGGAAGCCGGCGCAAAGGCAAACATCGACATGGCCCTGGCCGCAATGACACTGCAGCTAGCTTTGCCGGATGATGCACCCTTCCTGATATTCGCCAGCGGGCGGATGGCCGGCTGGATCGCACATGCCATAGAGCAGCGCGCCAGCGACAAGCCAATCCGCCCGAGGGCGAACTATATCGGAACTTAG